A single window of Botrytis cinerea B05.10 chromosome 3, complete sequence DNA harbors:
- the Bcfcf2 gene encoding Bcfcf2, whose protein sequence is MADNDLSDVQIEQLLKDAEERMRNAKQVIVSDDSSTKFSLPNLGKTSTSAITPYITSTGHVDASQLVPAKDRKLANGVRTVEDPIVTKAKVAKAKQATAGAKWYNMPKTVVTPELKRDLQLLRLRSVLDPKRFYKKDSARAEVPEYSQVGTVIEGPTEFFSSRLTNKERKQTFVEQVLAGEKANHKFRNKYNDIQAAKASGKKEHYKKMKALRKRR, encoded by the exons TCAAATTGAGCAATTGTTGAAGGATGCTGAGGAGCGGATGAGAAATGCAAAGCAAGTCATCGTGAGCGATGACAGCTCTACCAAATTTTCTCTTCCAAA CCTTGGTAAAACTTCAACATCTGCAATCACTCCATACATCACATCGACAGGGCACGTAGATGCCTCTCAACTCGTACCCGCCAAAGACAGGAAACTGGCCAATGGTGTGCGAACAGTGGAAGATCCAATTGTAACGAAAGCCAAAGTTGCAAAG GCAAAACAAGCTACTGCTGGAGCCAAGTGGTACAACATGCCCAAGACTGTGGTTACTCCAGAGCTCAAGCGCGaccttcaacttcttcgtCTTAGAAGCGTATTGGACCCCAAACGTTTTTACAAAAAGGATTCGGCAAGAGCGGAAGTTCCAGAGTACTCTCAAGTGGGCACAGTCATCGAAGGTCCCACCgagttcttttcttctcgccTCACAAACAAGGAACGCAAACAGACCTTCGTCGAACAAGTCCTTGCGGGTGAGAAGGCAAACCACAAGTTTCGCAATAAGTACAATGATATCCAAGCTGCAAAGGCtagtggaaagaaagagcattacaagaagatgaaggcgttaagaaagagaagatga